GCACTCGACACACCTCGCTCGATTTGCGGCCACTCGCTCAAGGCATCGGGCTGTTCGAGCGCGACGCGCAGCAGTACGGACGCGTCGATGTACGCGATCAACGCGGCCCCTGCCGCTCTTCGAGCAGGAGGTCAACGACGTCGACGCTCAGCTTCAAGGGCTTGCCGGGCAGCCGCACCCGATTGAGCGCGGGAGCGCCGGATGCCGGTTTACGAACGCGCAGTGCGGTCCGCTCGGCCGTAGGGACGATGCGCGCAATGGGCGTTTCGCGATCCAACACCGCGATCGTCTCACCCCGGCGAACCGCTCGCAGATATTCGCTCAGCCGCGCCTTCAACTCGGCGATCCCGACCTGCTTCATGACCACATTATGACTAGAAATGGTCATTATGACAAGCCGCTCCGTCAGGGGCGCCCTTCGACAAGCTCAGGATGACCGGGTGGCGAAGCGTCGCGTATGACGGAGATTGAACGGGTCCATCTGCCTACCGACGACGTGCGCGCTCTGATCGGCGAACTCGACGCGGAGCTGGCCGGTACCTATTTGCCGGAGCAGCGCCATGGACTTGCGATCGAGGCGATCTTCAAGCCGCCCGTGCGGTTTTTCGTCGCGCGTCTCGACGGCGATGCCGTCGGATGCGGCGGCGTCGCCTGCTTCGATGACTTCGCCGAAATCAAACGCATGTACGTGCGCGCCTCAACCCGCGGCGCCGGTGTGGCCGACGCGATCATCGAGCGTCTGCAAGACGAAGCGCGCCACGCGGGACTACGCCTCGTGCGATTGGAGACCGGGGTTCATCAACCCGCCGCGATCGGGTTCTATCGCCGTCACGGGTTCGTCCCGTGCCGCGCCTTCGAGCCGTATTCCTCATTGCCCGCGAGCGCGATCAAAACCAGTTACTTCATGGAAAAGCAGCTCGGTTGAACGTCAAGCTCCGGTAAAAATAGAGAACCCCTCGCCATCCTCGGCTCGGGGTTCGTCAACTGGCTTCGTGTCCGTAGGCTACCAGGCGAGGCCGGAGCGCGTCAATGAGAAACGGGCGCTCTTACCAAGGCCTAGCATCCCCTTTGCTTCAGGTTTACGCCCAG
The DNA window shown above is from Candidatus Baltobacteraceae bacterium and carries:
- a CDS encoding type II toxin-antitoxin system prevent-host-death family antitoxin; amino-acid sequence: MTISSHNVVMKQVGIAELKARLSEYLRAVRRGETIAVLDRETPIARIVPTAERTALRVRKPASGAPALNRVRLPGKPLKLSVDVVDLLLEERQGPR
- a CDS encoding GNAT family N-acetyltransferase, giving the protein MTEIERVHLPTDDVRALIGELDAELAGTYLPEQRHGLAIEAIFKPPVRFFVARLDGDAVGCGGVACFDDFAEIKRMYVRASTRGAGVADAIIERLQDEARHAGLRLVRLETGVHQPAAIGFYRRHGFVPCRAFEPYSSLPASAIKTSYFMEKQLG